From a region of the Thermosipho melanesiensis BI429 genome:
- a CDS encoding P-loop NTPase fold protein gives MGDNRTLFVSDVPTTDDQFETHSKIAKQMANFIEGLSEGTTIALKGKWGSGKSSVIEILKEKTKEKSNFKIFVFDVWAELGHNFRQAFLLNFLDWSTQEFGKDLFEEPESDYEKRRLEIIGKRKKIMRNVTPTNRTALLHLFVLILMLTLVPNFISFLLNNLSTGVVRILSFLAIYSFPLTILLAYYFISVKEEIFKSIRKKSLNKFWKKFLYILYYIFYIIVGKYGIWLWLVSYGFWVGLSIKYLVNPQSFNENFILLLSVGIYLAIPISIWLATMITKKTKNLIPIVSMYSGLLIGNFTDHEETRSLGDNSLDFKKEFIDILNKITTRKNGKIKIIIVIDNVDRIPEEKVDEVFAALKPFMISDESKKNNVLKNVFYIIPFDPGGIRIETDKGGYDYFNKLFKKEFYVPEPVYGSWHLFLDKLLKENGINIDEHIFEIALQIGRELKIYLDSYSENNKKDNKDSREYYGKNEFNPPTPREIKKFINNFISVCPRNEKASKKDIFPYALFAALKTYGILESSSNLEEILCEEIIEDTENEKENEKELKKDKNRKSFFENFLIRKGYTGYSFIDIENLEHQIFGIYYNISPQESYIVLNRVEIEKILKTPSYTTKFKDFISSIPKLTKNDTISGTLKEIFKGLNERIFNTEPQILVFASIYLKELKELKEEVYNELKDIVFSFLREQVDNDRELVSKIDNLFEIEADDQENNILKALSFIYSESGIDLINPVLKYSKYKGIALETIIFEKVDVDMNNLKKGFDISKEDAEQIIIILESIGEKYNDINFNMKDRIEKILYKTMIVNEKVVEQILEFYKNGEIDESFLNVLKGLSLILELNSFKQEKESIYELILSNFEILRNKVISNQNIDNPRRKLFSKYLLTIYRYYYNLKFEERVLHMIKNNWKKIATISETDTKKFVESAIFTIIVTCPKFFNVEFDNNFLDEVLTNTDQKILEDLIKEYEMIGLMKKEEIFKLYDKLTNISSKHINRINIFYKIICENLLENEKKDLEWIFKNYKTLRTIGFSQEEILEYVKQIAEVEEYSIEKLEFNESNIELWDEFLELEEKKREELKARIVEQIRDKFENFKETLFVDLEFYEFCTKYEIKIVESLHKYIFEGILNLELLSDAKKVDIIMEFIKKQNEEFKLEFIRDIKGSIRDIIYSNKSTTDIIENVSNILGQFNPILRILVNEKKLKNELSDESFIDSVKNITPQPSEHIQEFLNMMKMQEEKQ, from the coding sequence ATGGGGGATAACAGAACCTTATTTGTTAGTGATGTTCCTACAACGGATGATCAGTTTGAAACTCACAGTAAAATAGCTAAACAAATGGCGAATTTTATTGAAGGTTTAAGTGAAGGAACAACAATTGCCCTGAAAGGAAAATGGGGAAGTGGAAAATCAAGTGTAATTGAAATACTTAAAGAAAAAACGAAGGAGAAGAGTAATTTTAAGATATTTGTTTTTGATGTGTGGGCAGAGCTGGGACATAATTTTAGACAGGCATTTTTGTTAAATTTTTTGGATTGGAGCACTCAGGAATTCGGGAAAGATCTTTTTGAAGAACCAGAGAGTGATTACGAAAAAAGAAGGTTAGAAATTATTGGGAAAAGGAAGAAAATTATGAGAAATGTTACCCCTACTAATAGGACAGCTTTATTGCACTTGTTTGTTTTAATTTTAATGTTAACACTTGTACCGAATTTTATTTCTTTTTTGTTAAATAATTTATCAACAGGGGTTGTAAGAATTTTAAGTTTTCTTGCAATATATTCTTTTCCTTTAACAATTTTGCTTGCTTATTACTTTATTAGTGTTAAGGAAGAAATTTTCAAGAGTATTAGGAAGAAATCTTTGAATAAATTTTGGAAGAAATTTTTGTATATTTTGTATTATATTTTTTATATAATAGTTGGAAAATATGGAATATGGTTATGGTTAGTTTCATATGGGTTCTGGGTAGGCCTTTCAATAAAGTATTTAGTAAATCCACAGTCTTTTAATGAAAATTTTATTCTATTACTATCAGTTGGTATTTATTTAGCAATACCTATTTCGATTTGGTTGGCGACGATGATTACAAAGAAAACTAAAAATCTTATTCCAATTGTATCAATGTATAGCGGCCTTTTGATTGGGAATTTTACAGATCATGAAGAAACAAGATCTTTAGGTGATAATTCGCTAGATTTTAAAAAAGAATTTATTGATATTTTAAATAAAATAACAACCAGAAAAAATGGAAAAATTAAAATTATTATTGTTATTGATAACGTAGATAGGATTCCAGAAGAAAAAGTGGATGAAGTTTTTGCAGCTTTAAAACCGTTTATGATATCCGATGAAAGTAAGAAGAATAACGTTCTAAAAAATGTATTTTATATTATTCCGTTTGATCCAGGTGGAATTAGAATAGAAACAGATAAAGGGGGATATGATTACTTTAATAAGCTGTTTAAAAAAGAATTTTACGTTCCTGAACCAGTATATGGAAGTTGGCATTTATTTCTTGATAAGCTTTTAAAAGAAAATGGAATAAATATAGATGAACATATATTTGAAATTGCTTTGCAAATTGGAAGAGAATTAAAGATTTATCTGGATAGTTATTCTGAAAATAACAAAAAGGATAATAAGGATAGTAGGGAGTATTATGGAAAAAACGAATTCAATCCTCCTACTCCTAGAGAAATCAAAAAATTCATAAATAATTTCATATCAGTCTGTCCTAGAAATGAAAAAGCTAGTAAAAAAGACATTTTTCCATATGCCCTTTTTGCTGCATTAAAAACTTATGGAATTTTGGAAAGTTCAAGCAATCTTGAAGAGATTTTATGCGAGGAGATTATAGAAGACACTGAAAATGAAAAAGAGAATGAAAAAGAATTAAAAAAAGATAAAAATAGGAAATCATTTTTTGAAAACTTTCTTATTAGAAAAGGGTATACAGGGTATAGTTTTATAGATATAGAGAATTTGGAACATCAAATATTCGGAATTTATTATAACATTAGTCCGCAAGAGTCATATATAGTTTTAAATAGAGTAGAAATTGAAAAAATACTAAAAACACCATCTTATACCACAAAATTTAAAGATTTTATTTCTAGCATTCCAAAACTTACCAAAAATGATACTATTTCAGGCACGTTAAAAGAAATTTTTAAAGGGCTTAACGAAAGAATATTTAATACAGAACCACAAATTTTAGTTTTTGCAAGTATTTATCTCAAGGAATTAAAAGAATTAAAAGAAGAAGTTTATAATGAATTAAAAGATATTGTTTTTAGTTTTTTAAGGGAACAAGTTGATAATGACAGAGAACTTGTTTCAAAGATTGACAATCTATTTGAAATTGAAGCTGACGATCAAGAGAACAATATATTAAAAGCTCTATCTTTTATATATTCAGAGTCTGGTATAGATTTAATAAATCCTGTACTAAAATATTCAAAATATAAAGGGATTGCTTTAGAAACAATAATTTTTGAAAAAGTAGACGTAGATATGAACAATTTGAAAAAAGGTTTTGATATTTCTAAGGAAGATGCTGAACAGATTATTATAATTCTAGAATCTATTGGAGAAAAATATAATGACATTAATTTTAATATGAAAGATAGGATAGAAAAGATATTATACAAAACGATGATCGTTAATGAAAAAGTGGTGGAACAAATTCTTGAGTTTTATAAAAATGGAGAAATTGATGAATCGTTTTTGAACGTTTTGAAGGGATTGTCGTTAATACTTGAATTGAATAGTTTTAAACAAGAAAAAGAGAGTATATACGAGTTAATTTTAAGTAATTTTGAAATTTTGAGAAATAAAGTAATATCAAATCAAAATATCGATAATCCTAGAAGAAAATTATTTAGTAAATACCTTTTAACAATTTACAGATATTACTATAACTTAAAATTTGAGGAAAGAGTATTACATATGATCAAAAATAACTGGAAAAAAATAGCAACAATATCTGAAACAGATACTAAAAAATTTGTTGAGTCTGCAATATTTACTATTATTGTGACTTGTCCTAAATTTTTTAATGTAGAGTTTGATAATAATTTTCTTGATGAAGTATTAACAAATACTGATCAAAAAATTCTTGAAGATCTTATTAAGGAATACGAGATGATTGGTCTTATGAAAAAAGAAGAAATATTTAAGCTATATGATAAATTAACAAACATATCTTCAAAGCATATAAATAGAATAAATATCTTTTACAAAATAATATGTGAAAATTTGTTGGAAAATGAGAAAAAAGATTTGGAATGGATATTCAAAAATTACAAAACATTAAGAACTATAGGATTTTCTCAAGAAGAAATTTTGGAATATGTAAAGCAAATTGCCGAAGTAGAAGAATATTCAATAGAAAAATTAGAATTTAATGAATCAAATATAGAGTTATGGGATGAATTTTTAGAATTAGAAGAAAAAAAGAGAGAAGAGTTAAAAGCAAGAATCGTTGAGCAAATTAGAGATAAATTTGAAAATTTCAAAGAAACACTTTTTGTTGATTTAGAGTTTTATGAGTTCTGTACAAAATATGAAATAAAAATAGTAGAAAGTTTACATAAATATATTTTTGAGGGTATTTTGAATTTGGAACTGTTGAGTGACGCTAAAAAAGTAGATATTATAATGGAGTTTATTAAAAAACAAAATGAGGAATTTAAGTTAGAATTTATAAGAGATATTAAGGGGTCTATTAGAGACATAATTTACTCTAATAAGAGCACAACGGATATTATTGAAAATGTGTCAAATATTTTGGGACAATTTAATCCTATTTTAAGAATATTGGTAAATGAAAAGAAGTTGAAGAATGAATTAAGTGACGAAAGTTTTATAGATTCTGTTAAAAATATCACTCCTCAACCTTCAGAACATATCCAAGAATTTTTAAATATGATGAAAATGCAAGAGGAAAAACAATAG
- a CDS encoding DUF2188 domain-containing protein, protein MRKRYFVEWNSNNQKWQLKQEKGSKAIKNFDTKAKAIIYSRNVAKNNAPSQLVIKKKNGKIEKEWTYGNDPYPPKG, encoded by the coding sequence GTGAGAAAGAGGTACTTTGTCGAATGGAATTCAAATAACCAGAAATGGCAGTTGAAGCAAGAGAAGGGAAGTAAGGCTATCAAAAATTTTGATACAAAAGCAAAAGCAATAATATATTCACGGAACGTTGCAAAGAATAATGCGCCGAGCCAGCTAGTAATAAAGAAAAAGAACGGAAAAATAGAAAAAGAGTGGACATATGGTAATGACCCTTATCCCCCAAAAGGATGA
- a CDS encoding ATP-binding protein, protein MGGGIIFINRFEEKELLNEILNSHKKEVFILYGRRRVGKSALLKEVSKNKRTLFYTARKISKAEQLNSFSRSVGKFLNLGNIKFENWEDVFRILFNFSEKESIIIILDEFQYLAEKNEEIISVLQILLDEFDDSKIKLILCGSSISFMEGILSYKNPLYGRKTGSLKLNPIPFEHLKLFIPEYDFHQLIETYSIIGGIPYYLTLWDGNTNLYSNIENLFLKLGAPLKEEPYFILYQELREPGIYQSILEALASGKNKINEITSFIGENDSRKIQPYLKSLINLKLIKRITPALLKNPHRTKNFLYLIDDQLFRFWYRYIFPYKESVDLNEYENVLKLIEKDLPQYVSFEFEKQSVNYLKKRFNLVEAGNYWKKDIEIDMLGKGKEGEIYAAEIKWRNKKMNIKDFYNLKNKVEKLQLNVDYFILVSKSGFEENLFEIDENVYFVEFSKEKGWQDWQR, encoded by the coding sequence ATGGGTGGTGGTATTATTTTTATAAATAGATTTGAAGAAAAGGAGTTACTTAATGAAATACTTAACTCTCACAAAAAGGAGGTTTTCATATTATATGGTAGAAGACGAGTTGGAAAAAGTGCTTTGCTAAAAGAAGTTTCAAAAAATAAAAGAACTTTATTTTATACTGCCAGGAAAATATCAAAAGCTGAGCAATTAAATAGTTTTTCCAGAAGTGTTGGAAAGTTTCTAAATTTAGGAAATATAAAGTTTGAAAATTGGGAGGATGTGTTTAGAATCTTATTTAATTTTTCAGAAAAAGAAAGTATAATTATCATTCTCGATGAATTTCAATATCTTGCAGAAAAAAATGAGGAGATAATTTCTGTTCTGCAAATTTTATTAGATGAGTTTGATGATTCTAAAATTAAACTTATTCTTTGTGGTTCAAGCATAAGTTTTATGGAGGGGATATTAAGTTATAAAAATCCGTTATATGGAAGAAAAACTGGGAGTTTAAAATTAAATCCTATCCCCTTTGAACATTTGAAACTTTTCATACCAGAATATGATTTTCACCAATTAATTGAAACTTATTCAATAATTGGAGGTATACCATATTATCTAACTTTGTGGGATGGAAATACAAATTTATACTCAAATATTGAAAATCTATTTTTAAAACTTGGTGCCCCATTAAAAGAAGAGCCGTATTTTATTTTATATCAAGAATTAAGAGAGCCTGGAATCTATCAATCTATACTTGAAGCCCTTGCAAGTGGTAAAAATAAAATTAATGAAATTACATCATTTATCGGCGAAAATGATTCTCGAAAAATACAACCGTATTTGAAATCACTTATTAACTTAAAATTGATAAAAAGAATTACTCCCGCACTTCTAAAAAATCCACATAGAACCAAAAATTTTTTATATCTTATTGATGACCAGCTATTTAGATTCTGGTATAGATATATTTTTCCTTATAAAGAAAGCGTAGACTTAAATGAATATGAAAACGTTTTGAAATTGATAGAAAAGGACTTGCCACAATATGTTTCGTTTGAATTTGAAAAACAAAGTGTAAATTACCTAAAAAAACGTTTTAATTTGGTTGAGGCAGGAAATTACTGGAAAAAAGATATTGAAATAGATATGCTTGGCAAGGGCAAAGAAGGGGAAATATATGCTGCCGAAATAAAATGGAGAAATAAGAAAATGAATATAAAGGATTTTTATAATTTGAAAAACAAAGTTGAAAAACTACAGTTGAATGTAGATTATTTTATTTTGGTTTCAAAAAGTGGTTTTGAAGAAAATCTTTTTGAAATAGATGAAAATGTCTATTTTGTCGAATTTAGTAAAGAAAAAGGTTGGCAAGATTGGCAAAGGTAA
- a CDS encoding radical SAM protein — MFCFCNDFSVMVSLDGDQLYNDKLRHTKTGKGTHNTILNGIKNLLLYNTNGRISIRVTLTSINNDLIELTGYFSSLDLPFTIQLVTTNDAKLRPTFEELSSEIDDFGKYIIDLVKNKNYKEAFKRMFGWVNLAITAVHGKSKRFYPCGGGRKVLVVNPMGDVYICHRMDGSNSGKVGNIFEDAREEIIKNTRELFSEKLYAVDRLQDCSNCWAKYICGGRCYHESLITTNEWNTVDKLSCHFKKKLFELGLVLYAYLPDELRDNFSKTNKSKVIL; from the coding sequence GTGTTTTGTTTTTGTAATGATTTTAGTGTTATGGTAAGCTTAGATGGAGATCAACTGTATAATGATAAATTACGTCACACAAAAACAGGTAAGGGTACACATAATACTATCTTAAATGGTATTAAAAATTTGTTGCTGTATAACACAAATGGTAGAATTAGTATTCGTGTTACGTTGACTTCTATAAATAATGATTTGATTGAATTGACTGGATACTTTTCTTCCTTAGATTTACCATTCACAATTCAATTAGTTACAACAAATGATGCAAAGTTAAGACCAACTTTTGAAGAGCTATCTTCAGAAATCGATGATTTTGGAAAATATATTATAGATTTGGTTAAGAATAAAAATTACAAAGAAGCTTTTAAAAGAATGTTTGGGTGGGTAAACCTTGCTATAACTGCTGTTCATGGTAAAAGTAAAAGATTTTATCCGTGTGGCGGTGGTAGAAAAGTTCTGGTTGTAAATCCAATGGGTGATGTTTACATTTGCCATAGAATGGATGGAAGTAATAGTGGTAAGGTTGGAAATATATTTGAAGATGCTCGCGAGGAAATTATTAAAAATACAAGAGAATTATTTTCAGAGAAACTCTATGCTGTGGATCGCTTACAAGACTGTTCTAACTGCTGGGCGAAATATATTTGTGGTGGTAGATGTTATCATGAATCACTGATTACAACTAATGAATGGAATACTGTTGATAAGCTCAGTTGCCATTTTAAGAAGAAGTTGTTTGAATTGGGATTAGTATTATATGCTTATTTACCCGATGAATTAAGAGATAATTTTTCAAAAACAAACAAATCAAAAGTAATTCTATAA
- a CDS encoding S41 family peptidase, translating to MVAAKIEPEKLQRDFEFIITLLKEAYIDPYELVESPEFTKIVDSVRKKLDKPMDSFEFFKAVSPIFHYLNDYHCNIEFPISYDFQIFPMTLYVVNDNIYVVFSLVDDIPVKSKVLAIDGIPSAQIIKEFEQYTNTRENTSLKEREISRRINLIPTFWNKRSVEIEFEYDGFTKREKVSAVTIREYRRKVQKSEKSKLPYEFERKGSIGILRIWSFKFKGNLFADFREFLNEVFEKNKDMTDLVIDIRRNFGGRLRIVFEVLGHFVDKRLFVKHKVKVKNSKYNDQEALARVGVRYDKNAEGKIIETTSSWVITPRNPVFKGRVWVLVDNGIASAAIIFVDIVQKYGIGKIVGEKPVYSPNLTSEGTEHYLPNVKTYVFIPGSLYIFCPQSNRIIPDYELVITTEEKLEWLTGSSDPVLERAIEIIENN from the coding sequence GTGGTTGCAGCCAAAATCGAACCAGAAAAACTCCAAAGGGATTTTGAATTCATTATTACCCTTTTAAAAGAAGCGTACATCGACCCATATGAACTGGTTGAGAGCCCGGAATTTACGAAGATTGTTGATAGTGTAAGAAAGAAACTCGATAAACCCATGGATAGCTTTGAATTTTTTAAAGCGGTTTCCCCTATTTTTCATTACCTGAATGATTACCATTGCAATATTGAGTTTCCCATTTCATATGATTTTCAAATCTTTCCAATGACTCTTTATGTTGTAAACGATAATATCTACGTTGTCTTTTCACTGGTCGACGATATACCGGTAAAGTCAAAAGTTCTGGCAATCGACGGAATCCCTTCGGCACAAATAATAAAGGAGTTTGAACAGTATACCAATACAAGAGAAAACACTTCCCTGAAAGAACGTGAAATCTCCCGGCGTATCAATCTGATACCGACGTTTTGGAATAAAAGAAGTGTGGAAATAGAGTTTGAATACGACGGTTTTACAAAGAGAGAAAAGGTAAGTGCTGTAACGATAAGGGAATATAGAAGAAAAGTTCAGAAATCTGAGAAATCGAAGTTACCGTACGAATTTGAAAGGAAAGGAAGTATAGGAATATTAAGAATATGGAGTTTTAAATTTAAAGGGAATTTATTTGCTGATTTTAGGGAGTTTTTAAATGAGGTTTTTGAGAAAAATAAGGATATGACAGATTTGGTCATAGACATAAGAAGAAACTTCGGTGGCCGTTTGCGAATTGTATTTGAAGTGTTGGGACATTTTGTAGATAAGCGGCTCTTCGTAAAGCACAAAGTTAAGGTGAAAAACTCCAAGTACAACGATCAGGAGGCTTTAGCAAGGGTAGGGGTTCGTTACGACAAAAACGCCGAGGGAAAGATAATTGAAACGACTTCCTCGTGGGTTATAACCCCAAGAAATCCAGTATTTAAAGGAAGGGTATGGGTGCTTGTCGATAACGGTATAGCTTCTGCCGCAATAATTTTTGTAGACATTGTCCAAAAGTATGGGATAGGAAAGATAGTGGGAGAAAAACCGGTCTATTCACCGAATCTTACAAGTGAAGGTACCGAACATTATCTACCAAACGTAAAGACTTATGTTTTTATTCCAGGTTCGTTGTACATATTCTGTCCTCAATCAAACAGAATAATTCCGGATTACGAACTTGTAATAACGACAGAGGAAAAACTCGAATGGTTGACGGGAAGTTCCGATCCTGTTCTTGAAAGGGCGATAGAAATTATTGAGAACAACTAA
- a CDS encoding amidase family protein gives MDNEKKLGKKRSTLHGVPVIIKGNIDTNDKMRTSAGAKVLENNYPKKDAFLVKKLKDAGAVILGKANLTEFANFVSYKMPNGYSYLGGQTKNPYGNFDTGGSSSGSAVSVAADFCLVSIGTETSGSILSPASSNFCVGLKPTVGTVSRTGITPISYPQDIAGPITRTVEDAFEVFKVIYGFDRDDPSTYMVKDKHLSNHINFIENYSNFVFGYTEQVFETR, from the coding sequence TTGGATAACGAAAAAAAATTAGGTAAAAAAAGGAGCACCCTACACGGTGTACCTGTTATAATCAAAGGTAATATCGATACAAACGACAAAATGAGAACCTCTGCAGGTGCAAAAGTCCTCGAAAATAATTACCCAAAAAAGGATGCATTTTTGGTAAAGAAACTAAAAGATGCCGGCGCAGTTATTCTTGGAAAGGCTAATCTTACCGAATTTGCAAATTTTGTCTCATACAAAATGCCAAATGGATATAGCTACCTTGGTGGACAAACAAAAAACCCATATGGCAATTTTGATACGGGGGGTTCAAGTTCTGGTAGTGCCGTCTCCGTTGCAGCTGATTTTTGTCTTGTCTCCATTGGCACTGAAACGTCTGGCTCTATCCTTTCCCCTGCAAGTAGTAATTTCTGTGTAGGACTCAAACCTACCGTTGGAACCGTTAGTAGAACGGGAATCACCCCAATATCATACCCCCAAGATATTGCAGGTCCTATTACCAGAACCGTTGAAGATGCGTTTGAGGTGTTTAAAGTAATTTATGGTTTTGACAGGGACGATCCTTCAACTTATATGGTCAAAGACAAACATTTATCAAACCACATAAATTTTATCGAAAATTATTCAAACTTTGTTTTTGGATACACAGAACAAGTTTTTGAAACCCGTTAA
- a CDS encoding nucleotidyl transferase AbiEii/AbiGii toxin family protein — translation MKRLKENQMKVLETLLQLEIFHDFYLAGGTCLLLKYNHRPSLDFDFFLFPDKNFSNIYENVIRKKLNVEFIYKDPQTLIFELNSIKISLFEYQYPLLKKPEKMGKLYLASDEDIACMKMSAISQRGLKKDFFDLWYLINIHKWTLRDLLSMLGRKYKGYNPFIFLKALVYFEDAEKNKDFREIEERWKDIKKFFGDFVKSFREYI, via the coding sequence ATGAAGAGATTAAAAGAAAATCAGATGAAAGTTTTAGAAACACTGTTACAACTAGAAATTTTCCATGATTTCTACCTTGCAGGTGGAACATGCCTTCTTTTAAAATACAATCATAGGCCTTCCCTTGATTTTGATTTTTTTCTTTTTCCTGATAAAAATTTTTCAAATATATATGAAAATGTAATACGCAAAAAATTAAATGTAGAATTTATTTATAAAGATCCTCAAACCCTTATTTTTGAGTTAAATAGTATTAAAATTTCGCTGTTTGAATATCAATATCCACTTTTAAAGAAGCCCGAAAAAATGGGAAAACTTTATTTGGCAAGTGATGAAGATATTGCCTGTATGAAAATGAGTGCAATCAGTCAAAGAGGGTTAAAAAAAGATTTTTTTGACCTTTGGTATTTAATTAATATTCACAAATGGACTCTTAGGGATTTACTTTCAATGCTTGGTAGAAAATATAAAGGGTACAACCCTTTTATTTTTCTTAAGGCTTTGGTTTATTTTGAAGATGCGGAAAAAAATAAAGATTTTAGAGAAATTGAAGAAAGATGGAAAGATATAAAGAAATTTTTTGGTGATTTTGTAAAATCCTTTAGAGAATATATTTAG
- a CDS encoding AAA family ATPase → MKNKDSVYFLATEENEIKNIKTFQSILYSKYKIPLLSDNKILNWNDLFYIVSTLELKKKLIIVIDEFQYLLQSNKGFPSILRKVWDEYLKDKNIMLIISGSTLPMIKREVLSYSNPLYGRRTGQINLKPIKFKYFKDFFEDKDVDLIKLYSLTGEIPKYIEILEVKKNIRESKKTFEG, encoded by the coding sequence ATTAAAAACAAAGATAGCGTTTATTTTTTAGCAACAGAGGAAAATGAAATTAAAAACATCAAAACATTTCAGAGTATCCTTTATTCAAAATATAAAATTCCACTATTGTCTGATAATAAGATTCTAAACTGGAATGACCTTTTTTACATAGTTTCCACCTTAGAATTAAAGAAAAAACTAATCATTGTAATAGATGAATTTCAGTATTTATTGCAGTCAAATAAGGGTTTCCCTTCTATTTTACGAAAAGTTTGGGATGAATATTTAAAAGATAAAAATATAATGCTAATAATTTCAGGGTCAACGCTTCCCATGATTAAAAGAGAGGTTCTTTCTTATTCAAACCCGTTGTATGGAAGAAGAACAGGACAGATAAATCTTAAACCAATTAAGTTTAAATACTTTAAAGATTTTTTCGAAGACAAAGATGTTGATTTAATAAAACTTTATTCTTTAACGGGGGAAATTCCTAAATATATAGAAATACTTGAAGTAAAAAAAAACATAAGAGAAAGCAAAAAAACTTTTGAAGGATAA
- a CDS encoding ATP-binding protein, which translates to MDFSYVYSQNPWWEDNESIYFDMHIRKFEKSKFKYIPYFMKNLKNYKNGIYIIKGPRQIGKTTVLKLLIKDLIEKNINPSNILYLTLDLIKDENELTQLLLDYFSIKNNNKEKRYLFLDEVSSVSNWQKSIKYLYDTGKLENAFVVLTGSSSYDLKKSSERLPGRREFGKDIVYLPVSFREYIMQNSNIDFQYKLEDLFEMNENELKALNLKLTRFKDDFKTYISTGGFPKVINDFLENNAISEETLNTYGNYLYGDVERFNRSRLILNQLLFKTPDLIGQRFSWNSLSNDIEGVSSKNTIEDYFNLLSMNFLFGILFFYDFSKKTIKPKKQKKIYPLDLIITFVIEKITNTQIKLSTKIKQIVFTHLLKYSKDLSEGLMLYNGPYFWYSQKGKEIDFLINLKNNIIPIEVKFQNNISPSDYSTMKKVFQKGILVTKNTLFKKDDIVALPIESFLLLV; encoded by the coding sequence ATGGATTTTTCATATGTCTATAGTCAAAATCCATGGTGGGAAGATAATGAATCAATATATTTTGATATGCATATAAGAAAATTTGAGAAAAGCAAATTTAAATACATACCCTACTTTATGAAAAATTTGAAAAATTACAAAAATGGCATTTACATAATAAAAGGTCCAAGACAAATTGGAAAAACAACAGTATTAAAGCTTCTCATTAAAGACCTTATTGAAAAAAACATTAACCCATCAAATATTCTTTATCTCACTCTTGATTTAATAAAAGATGAAAATGAACTGACTCAACTTCTTCTTGATTACTTTTCTATTAAAAATAACAACAAGGAAAAAAGGTATTTGTTTCTCGATGAAGTTTCAAGTGTAAGTAATTGGCAAAAATCAATTAAATATTTATACGATACAGGCAAACTCGAAAACGCATTTGTAGTACTAACTGGTTCTTCTTCATACGATTTGAAAAAGTCCTCTGAAAGGCTTCCTGGAAGAAGAGAATTTGGAAAAGATATTGTATATTTACCGGTTTCCTTTAGAGAATATATTATGCAAAATTCCAATATTGATTTTCAGTATAAACTGGAAGATTTGTTTGAAATGAATGAAAACGAGCTAAAAGCATTAAATCTAAAACTTACAAGATTTAAAGACGATTTCAAAACGTACATTAGTACTGGAGGATTTCCAAAAGTAATTAACGATTTTTTAGAAAATAACGCTATATCTGAAGAAACCTTAAATACATATGGAAACTACCTGTATGGGGATGTTGAACGATTTAACCGCTCAAGGTTAATATTAAACCAATTACTTTTTAAAACTCCAGATTTAATAGGTCAGCGTTTTTCTTGGAATTCCCTTTCTAATGATATTGAAGGAGTTAGTTCGAAAAATACAATCGAAGATTATTTCAATTTATTAAGTATGAATTTTCTTTTTGGGATTTTGTTTTTCTATGACTTTTCTAAAAAAACAATTAAACCTAAAAAACAAAAAAAGATTTACCCTTTAGATTTAATTATTACATTTGTTATTGAAAAAATTACAAATACTCAAATTAAATTATCCACAAAAATCAAGCAAATTGTCTTTACACACCTTTTAAAATACTCAAAAGATTTATCTGAAGGATTGATGTTGTATAATGGGCCATATTTTTGGTATTCTCAAAAAGGAAAGGAAATTGATTTTTTAATTAACCTAAAAAATAACATTATTCCCATAGAAGTTAAATTTCAAAACAATATTTCCCCTTCTGATTACTCTACGATGAAAAAAGTATTTCAAAAAGGAATATTGGTAACAAAAAATACATTATTTAAAAAGGATGACATAGTAGCACTTCCTATTGAATCTTTTTTGCTTCTCGTGTGA